A region from the Simiduia sp. 21SJ11W-1 genome encodes:
- a CDS encoding diguanylate cyclase, producing MSKLHALCLLLCLVCGGRAEANSDSIPVQANMPVVKLAEHMSLMEDPSGELSLAQVIAGDTPGFTRWHSPSANFGFTASAYWVALTFENTQARPADLFIRQDYPLIDYLDFWYQDANGNWRNHATGDRRQFKSRPVGVRDFVFPLQVPAHAKMRVYFRFKSDGPINISLSVAAPGPALTQVASEQLLFGAYYGGFLVLVIYNLILFLAVKDRVYVFYMVYVVSYGLYMSVHNGLSFQYFWPNSPWLANQSLLLLLGISLLFGLQFSREVNGTQKLAPKTDRVAVVLQMASGVLLLVTPFLAYQQLVLAYSLQTIFVCSVILVLGTLCWLRGSVPARYFMAAWLLFMVSVLVYMFKQFGLLPHNFFTQNSFQMGSLLEMVLLSLALGARVNEMQKLGYSDALTGLANRRHFDERLPKELDQAQRAGAPLSLLVLDIDLFKRINDAHGHAKGDQVIAAVGRILRKNVRRPSFASRYGGEEFAVLLPNTAIDQAQVLAERLRKLVETERPGGMAITASLGVACCEDGLLTAPGALFEAADTALYQAKADGRNQVCLYEVPAASRRVEEEPERS from the coding sequence ATGAGCAAACTTCACGCGCTGTGTTTACTGCTTTGCCTTGTGTGCGGAGGCCGGGCAGAGGCCAATAGCGACTCGATACCGGTGCAGGCGAATATGCCGGTTGTAAAGCTTGCAGAGCACATGTCGCTCATGGAAGACCCAAGTGGCGAGCTGTCTTTAGCCCAGGTGATTGCAGGCGATACCCCGGGGTTTACCCGCTGGCATTCGCCGTCTGCAAATTTCGGGTTTACCGCCTCGGCCTACTGGGTGGCGCTCACCTTCGAGAATACCCAGGCGCGGCCCGCAGATTTGTTTATTCGCCAAGACTACCCCCTCATCGACTACCTGGATTTCTGGTATCAGGATGCCAATGGCAACTGGCGCAACCACGCTACAGGCGATCGGCGCCAGTTCAAAAGCCGGCCTGTGGGCGTACGCGATTTTGTATTCCCTTTGCAGGTGCCGGCACACGCAAAAATGCGCGTGTATTTCCGCTTCAAGTCAGATGGCCCCATCAACATCAGCTTGAGTGTGGCCGCGCCCGGCCCCGCGCTTACGCAGGTGGCCAGTGAGCAGCTGTTATTTGGCGCCTACTACGGCGGCTTTTTGGTGCTGGTTATTTATAACCTGATTTTATTCTTGGCCGTTAAAGATCGCGTATACGTGTTTTACATGGTGTATGTGGTGAGCTATGGCTTGTATATGTCTGTTCACAACGGTTTGTCGTTCCAGTATTTCTGGCCCAATAGCCCCTGGCTTGCCAATCAAAGCCTGCTGCTGTTGCTTGGTATTTCGCTGCTCTTTGGCTTGCAATTTTCCCGCGAGGTAAACGGCACCCAAAAGCTTGCGCCCAAAACCGACAGGGTTGCTGTGGTGCTGCAAATGGCCAGCGGCGTGTTGTTGCTGGTCACGCCCTTTCTTGCCTACCAGCAGCTGGTGCTGGCCTACTCGCTGCAAACCATTTTCGTGTGCAGTGTGATTTTGGTGTTGGGCACCTTGTGCTGGCTGCGCGGTTCTGTACCGGCGCGCTACTTCATGGCTGCCTGGCTGCTGTTTATGGTGTCGGTACTGGTGTACATGTTTAAACAGTTCGGATTGCTGCCGCACAATTTCTTTACCCAAAACAGCTTCCAGATGGGCTCGTTGCTGGAGATGGTGTTGCTGTCTTTGGCGCTGGGCGCGCGCGTAAATGAAATGCAAAAGCTCGGCTATTCCGATGCGCTCACAGGCCTGGCTAACCGTCGCCATTTTGACGAGCGTTTGCCAAAAGAGCTGGATCAGGCGCAGCGCGCCGGTGCGCCTTTGTCTTTGTTGGTATTAGATATTGATCTCTTCAAGCGCATTAACGATGCCCACGGCCACGCCAAGGGCGACCAGGTTATTGCCGCCGTTGGGCGCATACTGCGTAAGAATGTGCGCCGACCAAGCTTTGCCAGCCGCTATGGCGGTGAAGAGTTTGCGGTGCTTCTGCCCAATACGGCCATTGATCAGGCGCAAGTGCTGGCCGAGCGGTTGCGTAAGCTTGTGGAAACCGAGCGCCCAGGGGGCATGGCTATTACCGCAAGCCTCGGCGTTGCTTGCTGTGAAGATGGCCTGTTAACCGCACCGGGTGCGTTGTTTGAAGCAGCCGATACCGCACTTTATCAAGCAAAAGCCGACGGTCGAAATCAGGTGTGTTTGTACGAGGTGCCGGCAGCCAGCCGCCGGGTTGAAGAAGAGCCAGAGCGCAGTTAA